A DNA window from Methanobacterium sp. contains the following coding sequences:
- a CDS encoding HEAT repeat domain-containing protein codes for MGSSIDENQYASQGNIEYLISALNDKDYSIRKRAAKALGGSDDERAVLGLIDSLKYHEWFTNHKVINSVRVYSAESLGVIGDPRAIMPLMESLEEDPIAEVREKAAWALGRFDTIESIDALTCALYDEEWMVRKSAANSLGTLQAIDKIPYLYELFDDENELVRNEALIALGKMGESKAIEILLNYLSDQDRDVNLRSLAAFEEIGTPAVEPLKKALKSGDWQVRLRAVEALEQIGGETVQKELISLIHGFFSKDNNYLVRAKAAEVLGVIGDEKALKPLRKACDDNHEIVRYNAKQAIREIIKNINKYEIWNFDNGEISFNFTRNWEMISTADPKKVVKGQYDNNTITFSITRNEDVFDISVKEFSQMLKHVFDIQNTALIKEKEFTKDDMDCYLLLGENQKVYPTKIIIISFKKYDLLFYLWFAGDPFALESSKDEISLIVNSFKISG; via the coding sequence ACTCTATCAGAAAAAGGGCTGCCAAGGCATTGGGTGGTTCAGATGATGAAAGAGCTGTTTTAGGCCTTATTGATTCTTTGAAATATCATGAATGGTTTACTAATCACAAAGTTATAAATAGTGTGAGGGTTTATTCTGCTGAATCTTTAGGGGTCATCGGCGACCCACGTGCTATTATGCCTTTGATGGAATCATTAGAAGAAGATCCCATTGCAGAAGTTAGAGAAAAAGCTGCCTGGGCACTTGGAAGGTTCGACACCATCGAATCAATTGATGCTCTTACTTGTGCATTGTATGATGAAGAATGGATGGTAAGAAAATCGGCTGCCAATTCGCTGGGAACACTCCAAGCGATTGATAAAATTCCCTATCTATATGAGTTGTTTGATGATGAAAACGAACTTGTCCGTAATGAAGCTTTAATAGCTCTGGGAAAGATGGGTGAATCCAAGGCTATAGAAATACTATTAAATTATTTAAGTGATCAAGACCGTGATGTTAACTTAAGATCACTGGCTGCATTTGAAGAAATAGGCACCCCAGCAGTAGAACCGCTTAAAAAAGCACTTAAAAGTGGAGATTGGCAAGTGCGTCTGCGTGCAGTTGAAGCGTTGGAGCAAATTGGTGGTGAAACTGTACAAAAAGAATTAATTAGCCTTATACATGGATTTTTTTCAAAAGATAATAATTATCTTGTAAGAGCCAAAGCAGCCGAAGTTCTAGGAGTAATCGGCGATGAAAAAGCTTTAAAACCTCTTAGGAAAGCGTGTGACGATAATCATGAAATTGTCAGATACAATGCAAAACAGGCCATCCGGGAAATAATCAAAAACATCAATAAATATGAGATATGGAATTTTGATAATGGAGAAATATCATTCAATTTCACTCGTAATTGGGAGATGATAAGCACTGCTGATCCTAAGAAGGTAGTTAAAGGACAGTACGATAATAACACCATTACTTTTTCAATAACCAGGAATGAAGATGTGTTTGATATTTCTGTTAAGGAATTTTCTCAAATGCTTAAACATGTTTTTGACATTCAGAACACTGCGCTTATCAAAGAAAAAGAGTTCACTAAAGATGACATGGATTGTTATCTTCTTTTGGGTGAAAATCAAAAGGTTTACCCCACCAAAATTATTATTATTTCATTCAAAAAGTACGACTTACTGTTTTATCTTTGGTTTGCAGGGGATCCTTTTGCACTTGAAAGTTCAAAGGATGAAATAAGCCTTATAGTAAATAGTTTCAAAATATCTGGTTAA